The proteins below are encoded in one region of Phaeodactylum tricornutum CCAP 1055/1 chromosome 3, complete sequence:
- a CDS encoding predicted protein, translating into MHYAVAHDKILRAVKGTTSQAGEELEDTQYQRVSNSFARRQMSQQQIEELEQLANTSNVVLKTHRRNYQSFVTDAILAEEVNFVETKLSTWMASMEKRANRAQNKKNAQATHTGMECCCCFDEVAVEDMVSCRDEGHLFCVDCLKSFAETQIFGMGNLGIDKETKKRSLELKCFHSDGCASGFGRSGLEKALPKRSLEKYDEVQFILSVEVAGLDDIVSCPNCGYQAALQPSQRVFKCPVIDCLYESCRECGEAAHIPLRCDENKKTDEKETKGRLAVEEAISEGKKPDQVLAALLSEVALCRHIDCKGCPLYTNGEEDDARAMRKAGLKAANEVRKDDVNIDVENILKAPP; encoded by the exons ATGCACTACGCTGTGGCACATGATAAAATTCTTCGAGCTGTGAAGGGAACAACATCTCAGGCAGGAGAGGAGCTTGAAGACACGCAATACCAGCGTGTCTCGAATTCTTTCGCGAGACGCCAGATGAGCCAGCAGCAGATTGAGGAACTTGAGCAACTAGCCAATACATCCAATGTCGTTTTAAAGACTCATCGTCGCAATTACCAGAGCTTTGTGACAGACGCCATTCTTGCGGAGGAGGTCAATTTTGTAGAAACAAAGCTAAGCACCTGGATGGCTTCAATGGAAAAGCGCGCAAATCGAGCGCAGAATAAGAAGAATGCACAGGCTACACATACCGGGATGgagtgctgctgctgttttGACGAAGTAGCAGTAGAAGACATGGTCAGTTGCCGGGACGAAGGCCACCTCTTCTGCGTTGACTGTCTTAAATCCTTTGCTGAAAcccaaatttttggaatGGGAAATTTGGGTATTGACAAAGAGACAAAGAAGCGGTCACTGGAGCTCAAGTGTTTTCATTCAGATGGGTGTGCCTCCGGCTTTGGTAGATCCGGTCTAGAGAAAGCACTTCCGAAGAGAAGCTTAGAGAAGTATGACGAAGTTCAATTCATTCTGAGCGTCGAGGTGGCGGGACTCGACGATATAGTATCTTGTCCTAACTGTGGCTACCAAGCGGCATTGCAGCCGTCGCAAAGGGTCTTCAAGTGTCCAGTGATTGATTGTCTATACGAATCGTGTCGCGAATGTGGCGAAGCGGCGCATATTCCTCTTAG GTGTGATGAAAATAAAAAAACTGACGAAAAGGAGACGAAGGGACGTCTCGCCGTCGAAGAAGCCATTTCTGAGGGTAAGAAACCGGATCAGGTGTTGGCAGCGCTATTGTCCGAG GTAGCTCTCTGCCGCCACATCGACTGCAAAGGGTGCCCGCTTTATACCAACGGagaggaagacgatgcgAGAGCTATGCGAAAGGCAGGTTTGAAGGCTGCCAACGAGGTTCGGAAGGATGATGTGAATATTGACGTGGAGAACATCTTGAAGGCGCCGCCCTAA
- a CDS encoding predicted protein encodes MRLSVGNNLVGLSLLVTSALFLQPCRAIFEDDAGQLDFLIATTGHGPVKFVATVGNTAVVTSDFTDDATKTSCYVASRKVADGTLVWRRNVCSSAADEQQYHGVSVSGNFVATVDHVGVVQAWDATNGALLWDVYLPTKSNHRLSIWAFAKAGTHYIAVTSGSDTSVFDAATGTATTSPSAREAHTFKGSSGTQQPTEVYCDALDLTVGADGATALSAWNRKKDKLPFQNQIAFPPEEELSFFSLLSCSTTAMEVLRTSGRGTTTMISLTKTDSLNVSGEVMWTAEEGLSRVDSAIMLDASHSGVDLEQDKKENLLQLVPRLKSQVMAMTEGLVNTGNPVRRDDVFGFLKIALLLSSSSNRLYGIPTSGDTRGKTRFQVNLPAGAEWHRLVHGASNSIKSGHGIKGGTHTREVLLLSSLSSAREKQIQWTCLDGTTGTEHSKGSVTLKTAVSQVIPLAGSGGCRQAAVLILEDRSAIVIPEDKVTKEAVLEQVAMSKNGFFGHSMRKESAELEAFAVKVDRNGDLSTMVVGAIAFPGEEILSVAYPSREEAIQSPSNALGDFSLLLKYVNPHLMAVVTKTKEDGKEDEFSALSGTRKTATSKRKPSGASDTAEVEPTVSTNDKPNFFVNIVDSVSGRILYRASHTNVASSPSPAIVISENWVFYSFTNEKTRRGEIGVLSLYEGMVDSKSLTAFSAPELSSTFSSLDARESKPVVLAKTFSLAKSATALGMTSTRGGISTRRLILATIDGQIFALDRKVLDTRRPMGQVKDTEKKEGLQQYSELIPLVSYTSLSYLQLVESVASIVSSQTDLESQTLVLAFGGPDIFFTRTSPSRGFDLLPESFNRPLLSIVVAGLLIVLFVVKVSCVGVAGGSIATMRCCV; translated from the coding sequence ATGAGACTCTCGGTCGGCAACAACCTCGTAGGATTGTCGCTCCTGGTGACCAGCGCTCTGTTTCTCCAGCCCTGTCGAGCGATCTTTGAAGACGACGCTGGACAGCTCGATTTTCTGATTGCCACAACAGGCCACGGCCCCGTCAAATTTGTGGCCACTGTAGGGAATACTGCAGTCGTCACTTCGGATTTCACCGACGACGCTACCAAAACGTCCTGTTACGTGGCCAGTCGAAAAGTTGCCGACGGTACCCTCGTTTGGCGCCGCAACGTCTGCAGCAGCGCCGCGGACGAGCAGCAGTACCACGGCGTGTCCGTTTCTGGTAATTTCGTCGCGACGGTGGATCACGTGGGAGTCGTCCAAGCGTGGGACGCCACGAATGGCGCTCTGCTTTGGGACGTTTACCTCCCAACGAAATCAAACCACCGTCTTTCGATCTGGGCGTTTGCCAAAGCCGGCACCCACTACATTGCGGTGACTTCGGGATCCGACACATCGGTCTTCGACGCCGCGACTGGAACAGCTACCACTTCCCCCAGTGCCCGCGAAGCGCACACCTTCAAAGGTAGCTCCGGAACTCAACAGCCAACCGAGGTCTACTGTGACGCCTTGGACCTGACCGTCGGGGCAGACGGGGCGACTGCGCTGTCCGCGTGGAACCGCAAGAAGGACAAGCTCCCGTTTCAAAATCAGATCGCGTTTCCTCCGGAAGAGGAGCTTTCTTTCTTTAGCCTCCTCTCGTGCAGCACTACCGCCATGGAAGTTCTCAGGACCTCCGGACGTGGCACAACCACCATGATCTCCCTCACCAAGACGGACTCTTTGAATGTTTCTGGTGAAGTTATGTGGACTGCTGAAGAAGGTCTTTCTCGGGTTGACTCTGCAATTATGCTGGATGCGAGCCACTCTGGAGTTGAtttggaacaagacaagaaagaaaatttACTGCAATTGGTTCCACGTTTGAAATCCCAGGTGATGGCAATGACGGAAGGTCTGGTCAACACCGGTAATCCTGTTCGCCGCGACGATGTATTTGGCTTTCTCAAAATTGCCTTACTgctctcgtcttcttcgaaCCGTCTCTATGGGATCCCCACGTCCGGTGACACCCGTGGGAAGACCCGCTTCCAGGTGAATTTGCCCGCAGGTGCCGAGTGGCATCGGCTGGTGCACGGTGCCTCGAATTCGATCAAGTCCGGCCACGGGATCAAGGGTGGTACACATACGAGGGAAGTACTATTGctgtcgtcattgtcatccGCTCGGGAAAAACAAATTCAATGGACCTGCCTTGACGGTACCACTGGTACCGAACACTCGAAGGGCTCCGTCACGCTCAAGACGGCTGTCTCTCAGGTCATTCCCTTGGCAGGAAGCGGGGGATGTCGTCAGGCGGCTGTCTTGATACTGGAAGATCGTAGTGCTATCGTTATCCCCGAGGACAAGGTGACGAAGGAAGCTGTGCTCGAGCAAGTCGCCATGAGCAAGAACGGATTCTTCGGACACAGTATGCGCAAGGAAAGCGCTGAATTGGAGGCCTTCGCCGTTAAGGTAGACAGAAATGGAGATCTCAGTACCATGGTTGTTGGCGCCATAGCTTTTCCTGGTGAGGAGATTCTTAGTGTGGCGTATCCTTCTCGAGAGGAAGCAATTCAGTCGCCCAGCAATGCCCTTGGAGACTTTTCTCTTTTGCTCAAGTATGTCAACCCACACTTAATGGCCGTCGTGACCAAAACCAAAGAAGATGGAAAAGAGGATGAGTTCTCGGCACTTTCCGGTACTCGAAAGACAGCAACGTCAAAGCGAAAGCCTTCGGGCGCATCGGATACGGCGGAGGTGGAACCAACAGTCTCTACAAATGACAAACCGAACTTCTTTGTCAACATTGTGGATTCTGTATCGGGTCGCATTCTTTACCGTGCTAGTCATACTAACGTCGCTAGCAGCCCCAGCCCAGCCATTGTTATCTCGGAAAATTGGGTATTCTACTCTTTTACAAACGAAAAAACCCGAAGGGGTGAAATTGGCGTCCTGTCACTCTACGAGGGGATGGTAGACAGCAAAAGTCTCACAGCGTTCTCTGCTCCAGAGCTGAGTTCAACCTTCTCCAGTCTCGACGCGAGGGAGTCGAAGCCCGTTGTTCTCGCGAAAACCTTTAGTCTGGCCAAAAGTGCGACGGCTCTCGGCATGACATCTACACGTGGTGGTATTAGTACTCGTCGCTTGATCCTAGCTACGATTGATGGTCAGATTTTTGCTTTGGATCGGAAGGTACTGGATACGCGACGGCCCATGGGCCAGGTCAAAGACACCGAGAAGAAGGAAGGGCTCCAGCAATACAGTGAATTGATCCCTCTAGTCTCCTACACTTCCCTTTCGTATTTGCAACTAGTCGAATCGGTGGCTTCTATTGTTTCTTCGCAGACGGATCTCGAGTCCCAGACTCTTGTCCTAGCCTTCGGGGGGCCAGATATTTTCTTTACTCGGACATCCCCTTCAAGAGGCTTCGACTTGCTTCCGGAGAGCTTTAACAGGCCCTTGCTGTctattgttgttgctggtcTACTTATTGTTCTGTTTGTAGTGAAAGTAAGTTGCGTTGGTGTTGCTGGAGGATCTATTGCAACAATGCGATGCTGCGTCTAA
- a CDS encoding predicted protein, translating into MTRTKRQATPSVSKNWAMIKAQLLNKAHSPVGSISRPQWNQLVEALHNLKAPLGKNLYRALVEAFALLDRMHEEVTEKKSAMPRLPLPLPTVLLHLTIDSWRRQAAEFATKGKVFPISAKSLLQKVEHFTETGLFDPSAKTYGMLVEGMASTEDKHNAPILAEELLERMTKQYGQDPAGRKLECAPNTVIVNSIINLWIKSGRSDSMDAIERKFQKLKDWYRFSGRDDQKPNAYTYSSLISALGRCGHHQAVERAETLLREYEASTGKQPCTVLYTSFCQTLATTNAPGAADRAQAVLNEMLFRSRHGEDMARPNSYTILAVVSTYLKEGRIDEAEVLVRNMEDLSRQRADDGLRPGIFCYNSLIHACAKNGNAEHAESILNHLLDSAESGNSILQPNIVTWNNVLHAWAKSKHPARAQRASNVFKRMRLLDRAGISGASADTRTLNILIDCYVNSPNPKAFVHQSIELFESVKSQGVDSSSGIFDPVSYRGMMDLLCKAGEFDRALRLHKRYIEKSTAPEAPLQPDRAYFNVLMSGLARSGWEKAVESVEAMLTEMHSLAKLGYNTHPDVVSYNSLLNCFATSSQVNAPSKAFSALRRMEQLWANGDLSAAPDASSYSAVCATWANAGLAEGAEKAEEVLRHMLLHRDQKIQSTSQVFNTVMVAYARQGDAPKVQKLFDEWLETDNTYDSRIYVTLLQAWSKAGNPESTASVLYELIRLFDSAAIRNPPTTQMFNAVLQAWLRSGRKHAEVQIKAGVDEMSSLATSGRFPCAPDALTYSTLFSACVRSGRDDLGELAHNGLLELKSRFVTTRNPMYRPDLRIFAEAIMLVAMDDKYSTKDILSQLLLELNAVNGTIWKKQGQIAMNRILAAISRSTINEKEVLAQLGVEIMRAQNVSPDESTRKFLARCCNKEGQQA; encoded by the coding sequence ATGACGCGCACAAAACGTCAAGCAACCCCTTcggtttccaaaaattggGCCATGATCAAAGCGCAGCTTTTGAATAAAGCCCATTCCCCGGTGGGTTCTATTTCACGACCCCAGTGGAACCAACTTGTGGAGGCGCTTCACAACCTAAAAGCCCCACTGGGCAAAAATCTTTATAGGGCTCTCGTGGAAGCCTTTGCTCTCCTGGATCGAATGCATGAGGAGGTAACGGAAAAAAAATCGGCAATGCCTCGTCTGCCTTTACCTCTTCCCACGGTTCTCCTTCATCTGACGATCGATTCGTGGCGCAGGCAGGCGGCTGAATTTGCTACCAAAGGTAAAGTCTTTCCAATCTCTGCCAAGTCTCTCCTACAGAAAGTCGAGCACTTTACGGAAACAGGACTATTTGACCCTAGCGCCAAAACTTATGGAATGCTTGTCGAGGGCATGGCATCGACCGAAGACAAGCATAATGCGCCTATCTTGGCCGAAGAGCTTCTGGAGCGCATGACCAAGCAGTACGGCCAGGATCCTGCCGGGCGAAAACTTGAATGTGCACCCAATACTGTAATAGTCAACAGCATCATTAATTTGTGGATAAAAAGTGGTCGGAGTGATTCCATGGATGCCATTGAGCGGAAATTTCAAAAGTTGAAAGACTGGTACAGGTTTTCTGGACGGGATGATCAAAAACCAAACGCATATACTTATTCGTCTCTAATCAGTGCGTTGGGTCGTTGCGGACACCACCAAGCTGTCGAACGAGCTGAAACTTTATTGAGAGAATACGAAGCCAGCACAGGCAAGCAGCCTTGCACAGTCCTATACACTTCCTTCTGCCAGACTCtggcaacaacaaacgcCCCCGGCGCTGCTGATAGAGCACAAGCGGTGCTGAACGAAATGCTCTTTCGCTCACGCCACGGGGAAGATATGGCGAGGCCAAATTCGTATACCATCTTGGCCGTTGTTTCCACTTACTTGAAGGAAGGAAGAATTGATGAGGCTGAGGTGCTAGTCCGTAATATGGAAGATCTATCCCGTCAAAGGGCCGACGATGGTTTGCGGCCCGGTATTTTTTGCTACAACTCCCTCATTCACGCTTGTGCCAAGAACGGAAATGCAGAGCATGCAGAATCGATACTCAATCACTTGTTAGACTCGGCAGAATCCGGAAATAGTATTCTGCAGCCCAACATTGTTACATGGAACAACGTTCTTCACGCTTGGGCAAAAAGTAAGCACCCCGCCCGGGCTCAGCGAGCATCAAATGTGTTTAAACGAATGCGACTGCTCGATCGGGCTGGTATATCAGGGGCGAGCGCCGATACCCGAACCCTTAATATTCTTATCGACTGCTATGTGAACAGCCCAAACCCCAAAGCATTTGTTCACCAATCCATCGAGCTTTTCGAATCCGTTAAGAGCCAAGGTGTAGACTCGTCGAGTGGCATTTTTGACCCTGTTTCATATCGCGGAATGATGGACCTACTATGTAAGGCCGGCGAGTTTGACAGAGCACTGCGACTTCACAAGCGTTACATAGAAAAGTCTACAGCTCCAGAAGCGCCGCTTCAACCAGACAGGGCATATTTTAATGTGCTAATGTCAGGACTAGCACGGTCCGGATGGGAAAAAGCTGTTGAGTCTGTGGAAGCCATGTTAACCGAGATGCATTCTCTTGCCAAATTAGGCTACAATACCCATCCCGATGTGGTCTCTTACAACTCACTTCTAAATTGTTTTGCTACATCGAGCCAAGTAAACGCACCGAGCAAAGCTTTCTCAGCACTTCGGAGAATGGAGCAATTGTGGGCAAACGGAGATTTATCGGCTGCACCGGACGCATCGTCATATTCAGCAGTTTGCGCTACCTGGGCGAATGCTGGTCTGGCTGAGGGTGCCGAGAAGGCTGAGGAAGTCTTGCGTCATATGCTATTGCACCGGGACCAGAAGATCCAAAGCACGAGCCAAGTGTTTAACACTGTAATGGTTGCATACGCTAGACAGGGTGATGCACCTAAAGTACAGAAGCTCTTCGACGAGTGGCTCGAGACTGATAACACTTATGACTCTCGTATATATGTCACTTTGCTGCAAGCGTGGTCAAAAGCAGGCAATCCGGAATCTACAGCTAGTGTACTCTATGAATTGATAAGACTGTTTGACAGCGCAGCCATACGTAATCCACCAACGACTCAAATGTTCAATGCTGTCCTCCAGGCTTGGCTACGGTCAGGACGCAAGCACGCGGAAGTACAAATAAAAGCGGGGGTCGATGAAATGTCGTCCCTAGCAACCTCTGGGAGATTTCCGTGCGCCCCAGATGCTCTGACATACTCAACTCTGTTTTCCGCTTGTGTGCGATCAGGCAGAGATGATCTTGGTGAACTAGCGCATAATGGGCTTTTAGAATTGAAATCGCGTTTCGTCACAACACGAAATCCAATGTACCGGCCTGATTTGCGAATATTTGCAGAGGCTATCATGTTGGTGGCTATGGATGATAAATACTCAACAAAAGATATTTTGTCGCAGCTACTACTTGAGCTGAACGCAGTCAACGGGACAATCTGGAAAAAGCAAGGACAAATCGCGATGAATCGAATTCTGGCTGCTATCTCGCGGTCTACCATCAATGAAAAGGAAGTCTTGGCTCAACTTGGAGTAGAGATCATGAGAGCACAAAATGTTTCACCAGACGAATCGACTCGAAAGTTTTTAGCTCGATGTTGCAATAAAGAGGGACAACAAGCTTGA
- a CDS encoding predicted protein yields the protein MDADSTKRRASLKRSRVAIDFPHGRTSAKKQTVAKPDNAQCSYVPVFDEPNQHLKALSSQNFCSMRKPSSPSSLSRTKNNASCHHMENAHDRKWALSFEKLSEYKSRHGDTLVPKDYISGGVPLGNWVRRQRYLQTAKLKGSKTPLTQSRIEKLNSLGFDWDTVSKRVFVRWEENFERLIKYKETHGDTRVPSNYRIDDVNLGNWVRSQRAAYSMKTRGKSVVMNDERIYKLNSIGFQWDLQSRLSGCCIGGFTELPSLADQTIKELEVVFLQNLDREILTAEEVHFMEKLEKAIIIEEEKSLLQRIDEEVTKAEVCLLDETPRVPKRTFTRVGRSSELMNGSHSPAIQNDSQLYTTMAVDSATLYFPKHLKGNILISREEFNSELLLAFKKECTELLDGFTTSMQVCQAQSDTWKLTVQGQPEALQKLSQILKAWIHNKINAFNYLLLVSEGREVEVQMKCTAQIEAKLVETAWNTNGVKKQGLLIQALSSKGQLGKALGEQGTSCGAAVVSIEKQECSSIAQFKDLVKNTGVNNASYKLQLMLHPESFQVVEHEGGMMNTAESHYGIVENFKFVNQDTPSGSRRKAICPSTASATSGSYERKEYVFKFPSGEKLGFYCKNDRSGKSPVCRICSVCPNSITAKDSRVLRGTIVVWASVGNGDRCAVSKWQDLAILYTQASQGPADLNIWFVNRHEGKFDHDGSRLLDSKDWTDTGIWRGKEKAGWAGGDQTHCCENLDPRSGTDRDANSSLRPVALACRQEELESSEDEQWFLLDHMPSIREHVRLHPALKKAGSAKKGKTISFDRKLYQVRKFVRDSRTCEFYVQRKFQASPVASPSYTIQVGSSISFESKILQAIKKHSFKELIQVLQNGAFAANRSVAFLDTARRELRLAVESMKLENSEYCGNPRNSLVRRRDLDLKHTVLKVYISAAHTYGHARGLRNWSRFELLVKSIENLRLSPSLLRGQGESFISAKLSAIFPDSSSSEQLAPLPHRPLSNLVEYGNEFSSSYFLNHNASIAAGRCLVIEIQMNPSEASGSFRLGSMNVEVAELQANCPRDGSWWNVSKQILTGPHLEDGVVHINARRVAVDPEYIKAKRRDGCIRLKTTCDWACKFNDSLSPIERAGGVLDLHVPVFGGASLLHTAILLQDSHLVRKLLDLGLDPGTKSQIGSPMSLAFNLIENITHASKNNGMSGGETHHNHAEPGDRAENDRAAALARISKMLSSRNEQSNIRRDGAGLLQREGASLGLPSSTHSTISVSTLTPKLPTLPDTNWLLEPTFVRHICRYNEGATCRLGQRCAFIHIKASLGENLVSTLARMQKSGAEDEGSLQYFRKNLKVISRQDSSNCIWYTAGFSTVARFRTSNQQIFYAEGGPGVLSQQGVTWYRDRKSAVESLARVFKIFRESTRIKNQES from the coding sequence ATGGACGCTGAttcaacaaaaagacgggCGAGTCTGAAGCGTTCACGTGTAGCGATTGATTTTCCTCATGGTCGCACATCAGCAAAGAAACAAACGGTGGCGAAGCCGGACAATGCCCAATGCAGCTATGTTCCTGTATTCGATGAGCCAAATCAGCATCTCAAGGCGCTTTCCTCTCAAAATTTCTGTTCGATGAGAAAACCAAGCTCTCCCTCCTCGCTCTCCAGGACGAAAAACAACGCCTCTTGTCATCACATGGAAAATGCTCACGATCGCAAATGGGCCCTAAGTTTTGAGAAGCTATCGGAGTACAAATCTCGTCACGGAGATACCCTTGTTCCGAAAGATTATATATCAGGAGGGGTCCCACTGGGAAATTGGGTAAGAAGGCAACGCTACCTTCAAACAGCAAAGCTCAAGGGATCTAAGACCCCGCTCACTCAGAGCCGAATTGAAAAGCTCAATTCTCTTGGCTTTGATTGGGATACCGTGTCGAAGAGGGTGTTTGTACGCTGGGAAGAAAACTTTGAGCGCTTAATCAAGTACAAAGAAACGCACGGTGACACTCGAGTACCGAGCAACTATCGTATTGATGACGTCAACTTGGGAAACTGGGTAAGATCTCAACGCGCTGCATACTCTATGAAAACAAGGGGTAAATCAGTGGTCATGAACGACGAGCGTATATATAAGTTGAATTCCATCGGTTTTCAGTGGGATCTCCAATCGCGATTGTCGGGTTGTTGCATTGGCGGCTTCACGGAACTTCCGTCCTTAGCCGATCAGACGATAAAAGAGCTGGAAGTAGTTTTCCTGCAAAACCTAGATCGAGAAATATTGACCGCAGAAGAGGTACATTTTATGGAGAAGCTAGAAAAAGCGATAATCATAGAAGAAGAGAAGTCGCTTCTACAGCGCATTGACGAAGAGGTCACCAAAGCCGAGGTCTGTTTACTCGATGAGACTCCACGTGTTCCAAAACGAACTTTCACGAGAGTGGGGAGAAGTTCGGAGCTTATGAACGGTTCTCACTCGCCAGCCATTCAAAATGATTCACAACTTTACACTACCATGGCGGTTGATAGCGCAACTCTCTACTTTCCCAAGCATTTGAAAGGAAATATATTGATCTCGAGGGAAGAATTTAATTCTGAACTTTTATTGGCTTTCAAAAAGGAATGCACCGAACTTCTAGATGGATTTACCACAAGCATGCAAGTCTGTCAAGCTCAGTCTGACACGTGGAAATTGACTGTTCAAGGTCAACCAGAAGCTCTACAGAAGCTCTCCCAGATACTCAAAGCTTGGATTCACAACAAAATAAACGCTTTTAACTATTTACTCCTCGTTTCAGAGGGGAGGGAGGTAGAGGTCCAAATGAAGTGTACAGCGCAGATTGAAGCAAAGCTGGTTGAAACAGCATGGAATACGAATGGTGTGAAAAAGCAGGGCTTGCTCATTCAAGCTCTTTCGTCGAAAGGACAGCTGGGAAAGGCTCTAGGAGAGCAAGGAACTTCTTGCGGTGCTGCTGTTGTATCCATTGAAAAGCAAGAGTGCTCCTCGATTGCCCAATTTAAAGACTTGGTCAAAAATACAGGTGTGAACAATGCATCGTATAAACTGCAACTGATGCTGCATCCTGAATCTTTTCAGGTTGTGGAGCATGAAGGGGGTATGATGAATACTGCAGAATCCCATTATGGTATCGTGGAGAACTTCAAGTTTGTAAATCAAGACACTCCTTCGGGGTCTCGTCGTAAAGCAATATGTCCATCTACTGCTTCAGCCACCTCAGGCTCTTATGAGAGAAAGGAATACGTTTTTAAATTTCCTAGTGGAGAAAAGCTTGGGTTTTATTGCAAAAACGACCGCAGTGGAAAGTCTCCAGTGTGTCGTATCTGTTCCGTTTGTCCGAACAGTATCACGGCAAAAGACTCAAGAGTCCTCCGAGGCACAATCGTTGTTTGGGCTTCAGTGGGAAACGGAGATCGGTGTGCTGTCAGTAAATGGCAGGACTTAGCGATTCTCTACACACAAGCAAGTCAGGGACCTGCTGATTTGAATATCTGGTTTGTAAACCGACATGAGGGAAAATTCGACCATGACGGCTCAAGGCTGCTGGATAGCAAAGATTGGACAGACACTGGGATCTGGAGAGGAAAAGAGAAAGCAGGCTGGGCAGGCGGGGATCAAACGCACTGCTGTGAAAATCTTGATCCTCGAAGCGGTACCGATCGAGATGCGAATTCAAGCCTCCGTCCCGTCGCATTAGCTTGTAGACAAGAGGAATTGGAGAGCAGTGAAGACGAGCAATGGTTCCTTTTAGATCATATGCCATCAATTCGTGAGCATGTGCGCTTGCATCCTGCGCTAAAAAAAGCAGGCTCAGCGAAGAAGGGAAAGACGATCAGCTTTGACCGAAAGCTGTACCAGGTAAGAAAGTTTGTAAGGGACAGTAGAACGTGTGAATTCTACGTCCAGCGTAAGTTCCAAGCCAGTCCTGTTGCGTCCCCTAGCTACACAATCCAAGTCGGCTCCAGTATCTCATTTGAAAGCAAGATTTTACAAGCAATAAAGAAGCACTCGTTTAAAGAACTAATTCAAGTTCTTCAAAATGGAGCATTTGCTGCCAATCGCTCAGTTGCATTTCTTGACACCGCACGACGCGAACTGAGGCTGGCCGTTGAGTCAATGAAATTGGAGAATAGTGAATACTGTGGAAACCCACGGAACTCTCTTGTCCGAAGGAGGGATTTGGATCTCAAGCACACAGTGTTGAAGGTGTATATATCAGCCGCACATACATATGGCCATGCGAGAGGTTTGAGGAACTGGTCCAGGTTCGAGCTTCTGGTGAAAAGTATAGAAAATTTACGCCTTTCTCCGTCACTCTTAAGAGGACAAGGCGAGAGCTTTATTTCAGCCAAGTTGAGTGCAATTTTTCCGGACTCTAGCAGCTCTGAGCAACTTGCGCCCCTTCCCCATCGTCCTCTATCGAATCTCGTCGAGTATGGCAATGAGTTCAGCAGTTCTTATTTTTTGAATCACAACGCTAGTATTGCTGCGGGTCGATGTCTCGTAATTGAAATTCAAATGAATCCTTCTGAGGCTAGCGGATCCTTCCGGCTCGGTTCCATGAACGTCGAAGTGGCTGAACTACAGGCTAACTGCCCTCGAGATGGATCCTGGTGGAATGTATCGAAGCAGATTTTGACTGGGCCCCATCTAGAGGATGGAGTAGTCCATATCAACGCCCGAAGGGTTGCTGTCGACCCTGAATATATCAAAGCGAAACGACGTGACGGTTGTATACGATTGAAAACAACCTGTGACTGGGCTTGCAAATTCAACGATAGCCTTTCTCCCATAGAGAGAGCGGGGGGTGTTTTAGATCTACATGTCCCCGTTTTCGGTGGCGCATCGCTCCTGCATACTGCGATTTTGCTTCAAGACTCACATCTGGTGAGGAAGCTTCTTGATCTTGGCCTAGATCCGGGCACCAAGTCCCAAATTGGATCTCCGATGTCATTGGCCTTCAATCTAATTGAAAATATTACACATGCGTCCAAGAATAATGGAATGAGCGGCGGTGAGACACATCACAACCACGCCGAACCGGGAGATCGCGCGGAAAACGACAGAGCAGCAGCACTAGCCAGAATTAGTAAAATGCTTTCTTCCAGGAACGAGCAGTCCAACATACGCAGAGACGGTGCGGGCCTGTTGCAAAGAGAAGGCGCTTCTTTGGGATTGCCTTCCTCAACACATTCTACGATTTCCGTCTCCACATTAACTCCAAAACTTCCAACGCTACCCGATACAAATTGGCTTTTAGAGCCTACGTTCGTGAGGCACATTTGTCGTTACAACGAGGGGGCGACATGCAGACTTGGACAACGATGCGCCTTTATTCACATCAAAGCTTCTTTAGGCGAGAACCTTGTTAGCACTTTGGCACGTATGCAGAAGAGCGGTGCCGAAGATGAAGGCTCTCTACAATACTTCCGGAAAAATTTAAAGGTCATTTCGAGACAAGATTCATCGAACTGCATCTGGTATACTGCTGGCTTCTCGACGGTTGCTCGATTTCGTACCTCAAACCAGCAGATATTTTATGCGGAAGGAGGACCTGGTGTCCTCAGTCAACAAGGGGTGACATGGTATCGTGACCGAAAGAGTGCAGTGGAGTCACTTGCTCGAGTGTTCAAAATTTTTAGGGAATCGACCCGTATAAAAAACCAAGAGAGTTAG